Proteins encoded in a region of the Suncus etruscus isolate mSunEtr1 chromosome 1, mSunEtr1.pri.cur, whole genome shotgun sequence genome:
- the GJC1 gene encoding gap junction gamma-1 protein: MSWSFLTRLLEEIHNHSTFVGKIWLTVLIVFRIVLTAVGGESIYYDEQSKFVCNTEQPGCENVCYDAFAPLSHVRFWVFQIILVATPSVMYLGYAIHKIAKMEHGEADKKAARSKPYAMRWKQHRALEETEEDHEEDPMMYPEMELESEKENKEQNQPKPKHDGRQRIRADGLMKIYVLQLLARTVFEVGFLIGQYFLYGFQVHPFYVCSRLPCPHKIDCFISRPTEKTIFLLIMYGVTGLCLLLNIWEMLHLGFGTIRDSLNSKRRELEDPGAYNYPFTWNTPSAPPGYNIAVKPDQIQYTELSNAKITYKQNKANTAQEQQYGSHEENLPADLETLHREIRMAQERLDLAIQAYNHQNNNPHGPRGKKAKVGSKTGSNKSSASSKSGDGKTSVWI, from the coding sequence ATGAGTTGGAGCTTCCTGACACGACTGCTAGAGGAAATCCACAACCATTCCACCTTTGTGGGGAAGATCTGGCTCACTGTCTTGATTGTGTTCCGGATTGTCTTGACTGCGGTAGGAGGAGAGTCCATATATTACGACGAGCAAAGCAAGTTTGTGTGCAACACAGAGCAGCCAGGGTGCGAGAACGTCTGCTATGATGCCTTTGCACCCCTCTCCCATGTTCGCTTCTGGGTTTTCCAGATTATCCTGGTGGCAACTCCCTCCGTAATGTACCTGGGCTATGCTATCCATAAGATTGCCAAAATGGAACATGGTGAAGCAGACAAGAAGGCAGCTCGGAGCAAACCCTATGCAATGCGTTGGAAACAGCACCGGGCTCTAGAAGAAACAGAAGAGGACCATGAAGAAGATCCTATGATGTATCCAGAGATGGAAttagaaagtgaaaaagaaaataaagaacaaaaccaaCCTAAACCCAAACATGATGGCCGACAGCGGATTCGGGCGGATGGGCTCATGAAAATCTATGTGCTACAGTTACTGGCAAGGACTGTGTTTGAGGTGGGCTTTCTGATAGGGCAGTATTTCCTGTATGGCTTCCAGGTCCACCCGTTCTATGTGTGCAGCAGACTTCCTTGCCCTCATAAAATAGACTGCTTTATTTCTAGACCCACCGAAAAGACCATCTTTCTTCTGATAATGTATGGTGTTACCGGCCTGTGCCTGCTGCTTAACATTTGGGAGATGCTTCATTTAGGGTTTGGGACCATTCGAGATTCACTAAACAGTAAAAGAAGGGAACTGGAAGATCCGGGTGCTTATAATTATCCTTTCACTTGGAATACGCCATCTGCTCCCCCTGGCTATAACATTGCTGTCAAGCCAGATCAAATACAGTATACTGAGCTCTCCAATGCTAAGATTACCTACAAGCAAAACAAGGCCAACACTGCCCAGGAACAACAGTATGGCAGCCACGAGGAGAACCTCCCAGCTGACCTGGAGACTCTACATCGGGAGATCAGAATGGCTCAGGAACGCTTGGATTTAGCAATCCAGGCCTACaatcaccaaaacaacaacccTCATGGTCCCCGGGGGAAGAAAGCCAAAGTGGGGTCCAAAACTGGGTCCAACAAAAGCAGTGCTAGTAGCAAATCAGGGGATGGGAAAACCTCCGTTTGGATTTAA